In Hevea brasiliensis isolate MT/VB/25A 57/8 chromosome 13, ASM3005281v1, whole genome shotgun sequence, a single genomic region encodes these proteins:
- the LOC110660699 gene encoding probable calcium-binding protein CML16 yields the protein MMATLQSDQLKQLKDIFMRFDMDSDGSLTQLELAALLRSLGLKPSGDQIHVLLSNMDANGNGYVEFDELVTAILPDMNEEVLINQEQLLEVFRSFDRDGNGYITAAELAGSMAKMGHPLTYQELSQMMREADTNGDGVISFNEFANIMAKSAADFLGLTL from the coding sequence ATGATGGCAACCCTCCAATCCGACCAGCTCAAGCAGCTCAAGGACATCTTCATGCGCTTTGACATGGATTCCGATGGGAGCCTGACTCAGCTAGAGCTCGCCGCACTTCTTCGCTCTCTCGGCCTCAAACCTTCAGGCGACCAAATCCATGTCTTGCTATCCAACATGGATGCAAATGGCAATGGATATGTTGAGTTTGATGAATTGGTGACCGCCATATTGCCTGACATGAACGAAGAAGTATTGATCAACCAGGAGCAGTTATTGGAGGTCTTTCGATCATTTGATCGCGATGGCAATGGATATATTACTGCAGCTGAGCTTGCAGGATCCATGGCTAAAATGGGTCATCCATTAACTTATCAAGAACTATCTCAGATGATGAGGGAGGCTGATACAAATGGAGATGGTGTCATTAGTTTTAATGAGTTTGCTAATATCATGGCAAAATCTGCTGCTGATTTTCTTGGCCTCACCCTGTAG
- the LOC110660701 gene encoding uncharacterized protein LOC110660701 has protein sequence MEDWNMLAADCVVISCCCQCLILQIIIFILLKLPCKLIRKTKEYAKKKLRTRDKKQAEKRTESVKSRFQDEFVEFHEGSIAIQIEELHRGYGFESCIEEVERVLGDFSQKGEFAFGSFWGRQGLGASSTCVAKQEVDLSLVQFEIVEIDNSFRCSK, from the coding sequence ATGGAGGACTGGAACATGCTTGCCGCAGATTGTGTCGTCATATCCTGCTGCTGCCAATGCTTGATACTGCAAATCATCATCTTCATCTTGCTCAAACTTCCTTGCAAACTCATTCGGAAGACTAAAGAATATGCCAAGAAAAAGCTTCGAACTCGGGATAAAAAGCAAGCAGAGAAGAGAACAGAATCAGTGAAGAGTAGATTTCAGGATGAGTTTGTGGAATTCCATGAAGGGTCTATAGCAATTCAAATAGAAGAGTTGCACAGAGGCTATGGTTTTGAGAGTTGTATCGAGGAAGTTGAGAGGGTGCTAGGAGATTTCTCCCAGAAGGGAGAGTTTGCATTTGGAAGCTTCTGGGGTAGGCAAGGATTAGGGGCTTCCTCAACATGTGTAGCTAAACAGGAAGTTGATTTAAGCCTTGTACAGTTTGAAATAGTTGAAATAGACAATTCTTTCAGATGCTCAAAATGA